One Solanum lycopersicum chromosome 2, SLM_r2.1 genomic region harbors:
- the LOC101248532 gene encoding zinc finger CCCH domain-containing protein 62 isoform X2, whose protein sequence is MEVQLILVFHMSFCGHRKEGCKAIWFLCPAIGQDRTGGGELRKLIEGLGKLALTDYKAYLRSNGLRLSGTKEECIQRIIEHWRIKDGNGQRQYPRSSFTINCTGDVCKGDVVLFQQKVYKKFEKMRRGGEQSGKRTIAGRIVKESYGAAKQQHTFTVEVLWSQGVKQLPPLFPLLVKGRNLYKMKTFRQRWRDEEERLEVLGEKHKRGDAARFIRATRKSKSTKPTKASSKNKGNKRQKLDHHMRPSKMMQTSNVKKHNHSIDERGKAMAGSKRTKKHQRKPYPPGRLNLAEASNCKPPMRNPSFVPAGRETSLQFNYPPATNFRQFESYSYSQRIQYSHSSNWCSAPRSHLGSYSSYTLPVPEHQSYGHGSYPNSSYARYVSQSNNYPHPPGMLGIDRSSDSIPFVNYERRWNS, encoded by the exons ATGGAAGTCCAGTTGATACTAGTTTTCCACATGAGCTTTTGTGGCCACAGAAAGGAAGGGTGCAAAGCAATATGGTTCCTATGTCCTGCCATTGGCCAGGATAGAACTG GTGGTGGAGAATTGAGGAAGCTAATTGAAGGATTGGGGAAGCTCGCTTTGACGGACTATAAAGCATATTTGCGATCAAATGGATTGAGGTTATCAGGTACAAAAGAAGAATGTATACAGAGGATCATAGAGCACTGGAG GATTAAAGATGGAAATGGTCAAAGACAATATCCCAGATCATCTTTTACCATAAACTGCACTG GTGACGTATGTAAAGGAGATGTTGTATTATTTCAACAGAAAGTGTACAAGAA GTTTGAAAAGATGAGAAGGGGTGGAGAACAATCAGGGAAGAGAACCATTGCTGGTAGGATTGTCAAGGAGAGCTATGGCGCTGCCAAACAGCAGCATACCTTTACG GTTGAGGTGTTATGGAGCCAAGGGGTTAAACAATTACCTCCACTTTTTCCATTGCTTGTGAAGGGACGAAACCTTTATAAGATGAAGACTTTCAGACAG AGATGGAGGGATGAAGAGGAAAGACTAGAAGTGCTCGGAGAGAAGCACAAACGTGGAGATGCAGCGAGATTTATTAGAGcaacaagaaaatcaaaatcaacaaaGCCGACAAAAGCATCCTCTAAAAACAAAG GTAACAAGCGCCAGAAACTTGATCATCATATGAGGCCAAGCAAAATGATGCAGACAAGCAATGTAAAGAAACATAATCATTCTATTGATGAACGTGGGAAAGCAATGGCAGGAAGTAAAAGAACGAAAAAACATCAGCGAAAGCCTTATCCACCAGGAAGATTGAATTTGGCAGAGGCCAGTAACTGTAAACCCCCTATGAGGAATCCAAGCTTTGTGCCTGCCGGTAGGGAGACCTCATTGCAGTTCAATTATCCTCCAGCAACTAATTTTCGCCAATTTGAGTCATATTCTTACAGCCAAAGAATACAATATTCGCATTCATCTAACTGGTGTTCAGCGCCAAGATCACATTTAGGCTCTTACTCCTCTTATACTTTGCCTGTTCCAGAGCATCAAAGTTATGGTCATGGAAGTTATCCAAATTCTTCATACGCTAGGTATGTATCTCAGTCTAACAATTATCCGCATCCCCCTGGCATGTTGGGTATTGATAGATCATCTGACTCAATCCCATTTGTAAACTATGAACGTAGATGGAACTCTTAG
- the LOC101248532 gene encoding zinc finger CCCH domain-containing protein 62 isoform X3 has translation MMERSRAKRCVIEISSSSEQENGDDEGGGESSEESVQILGSDDDFDAASTYDFDDSASSESNGDSEDEEEDESSPSQQHGDEDIQEEGEESGSERVLQLLQGGGELRKLIEGLGKLALTDYKAYLRSNGLRLSGTKEECIQRIIEHWRIKDGNGQRQYPRSSFTINCTGDVCKGDVVLFQQKVYKKFEKMRRGGEQSGKRTIAGRIVKESYGAAKQQHTFTVEVLWSQGVKQLPPLFPLLVKGRNLYKMKTFRQRWRDEEERLEVLGEKHKRGDAARFIRATRKSKSTKPTKASSKNKVFVTCR, from the exons ATGATGGAAAGGAGTAGGGCAAAACGTTGTGTGATTGAGATTTCCTCTTCTTCCGAGCAAGAAAATGGTGACGATGAAGGAGGAGGAGAAAGTTCAGAAGAATCAGTACAAATATTAGGATCGGATGACGATTTTGATGCCGCTAGTACATATGATTTTGACGACTCTGCCTCAAG CGAGAGCAACGGTGATTCCGAAGATGAGGAGGAAGACGAGTCTTCCCCGTCTCAACAACATGGTGATGAGGATATCCAAGAGGAAGGTGAGGAATCGGGTAGCGAAAGAGTGCTTCAGCTTCTCCAAG GTGGTGGAGAATTGAGGAAGCTAATTGAAGGATTGGGGAAGCTCGCTTTGACGGACTATAAAGCATATTTGCGATCAAATGGATTGAGGTTATCAGGTACAAAAGAAGAATGTATACAGAGGATCATAGAGCACTGGAG GATTAAAGATGGAAATGGTCAAAGACAATATCCCAGATCATCTTTTACCATAAACTGCACTG GTGACGTATGTAAAGGAGATGTTGTATTATTTCAACAGAAAGTGTACAAGAA GTTTGAAAAGATGAGAAGGGGTGGAGAACAATCAGGGAAGAGAACCATTGCTGGTAGGATTGTCAAGGAGAGCTATGGCGCTGCCAAACAGCAGCATACCTTTACG GTTGAGGTGTTATGGAGCCAAGGGGTTAAACAATTACCTCCACTTTTTCCATTGCTTGTGAAGGGACGAAACCTTTATAAGATGAAGACTTTCAGACAG AGATGGAGGGATGAAGAGGAAAGACTAGAAGTGCTCGGAGAGAAGCACAAACGTGGAGATGCAGCGAGATTTATTAGAGcaacaagaaaatcaaaatcaacaaaGCCGACAAAAGCATCCTCTAAAAACAAAG TTTTTGTTACATGTAGGTAA
- the LOC101248253 gene encoding uncharacterized protein, which translates to MRTMASSASSRGIAAIVGVGPNLGRSIARKFAHEGYTVAILARDLDRLSGFADEIAREEKAQVFAIRIDCSDLRSVREAFEGVLSLGFVEVLVYNAYQPVSWNPTNFTDIKVEQFEKSIAVSSVGAFHCAQQVLPGMVERGRGTILFSGCSASLNGIAGYSELCCGKFAMRGLSECLAREFQPLGIHVAHVIIHGIVGAPRGANSQQSVGRDGLMDPDALAQTYWYLHIQDRSAWTQEIDLHPFSQRYM; encoded by the exons ATGCGTACCATGGCGAGTTCCGCCTCATCCAGAGGCATAGCCGCCATTGTGGGCGTTGGGCCTAATCTTGGACGCTCTATCGCTCGCAAGTTCGCCCATGAAGGCTATACAGTTGCTATACTCGCCCGTGACTTGG ATAGATTATCTGGATTTGCTGATGAGATAGCGAGAGAAGAGAAGGCGCAGGTATTTGCCATCCGAATCGATTGCTCCGATTTACGAAGCGTTCGGGAGGCATTTGAGGGAGTTCTATCACTGGGTTTTGTGGAAGTCTTGGTTTACAATGCATATCAGCCAGTATCTTGGAATCCCACTAATTTTACCGACATTAAAGTCGAACAATTTGAAAAATCTATCGCCGTCTCTTCCGTCGGCGCCTTCCACTGCGCTCAACAG gtACTACCAGGAATGGTGGAAAGAGGAAGAGGGACGATTCTCTTTAGTGGTTGCTCAGCTTCTCTGAATGGCATTGCCGGCTACTCCGAATTAT GCTGTGGAAAGTTTGCCATGAGAGGGTTATCCGAATGCCTGGCAAGAGAGTTCCAGCCACTTGGAATACATGTGGCACATGTCATCATCCACGGCATCGTCGGCGCACCTCG GGGGGCCAATTCACAGCAAAGCGTAGGAAGGGATGGATTAATGGACCCAGACGCGCTGGCCCAGACCTACTGGTACTTGCACATTCAAGATAGATCTGCTTGGACCCAAGAGATTGATCTTCATCCTTTCAGCCAAAGATATATGTAG
- the LOC101248532 gene encoding zinc finger CCCH domain-containing protein 62 isoform X1 yields MMERSRAKRCVIEISSSSEQENGDDEGGGESSEESVQILGSDDDFDAASTYDFDDSASSESNGDSEDEEEDESSPSQQHGDEDIQEEGEESGSERVLQLLQGGGELRKLIEGLGKLALTDYKAYLRSNGLRLSGTKEECIQRIIEHWRIKDGNGQRQYPRSSFTINCTGDVCKGDVVLFQQKVYKKFEKMRRGGEQSGKRTIAGRIVKESYGAAKQQHTFTVEVLWSQGVKQLPPLFPLLVKGRNLYKMKTFRQRWRDEEERLEVLGEKHKRGDAARFIRATRKSKSTKPTKASSKNKGNKRQKLDHHMRPSKMMQTSNVKKHNHSIDERGKAMAGSKRTKKHQRKPYPPGRLNLAEASNCKPPMRNPSFVPAGRETSLQFNYPPATNFRQFESYSYSQRIQYSHSSNWCSAPRSHLGSYSSYTLPVPEHQSYGHGSYPNSSYARYVSQSNNYPHPPGMLGIDRSSDSIPFVNYERRWNS; encoded by the exons ATGATGGAAAGGAGTAGGGCAAAACGTTGTGTGATTGAGATTTCCTCTTCTTCCGAGCAAGAAAATGGTGACGATGAAGGAGGAGGAGAAAGTTCAGAAGAATCAGTACAAATATTAGGATCGGATGACGATTTTGATGCCGCTAGTACATATGATTTTGACGACTCTGCCTCAAG CGAGAGCAACGGTGATTCCGAAGATGAGGAGGAAGACGAGTCTTCCCCGTCTCAACAACATGGTGATGAGGATATCCAAGAGGAAGGTGAGGAATCGGGTAGCGAAAGAGTGCTTCAGCTTCTCCAAG GTGGTGGAGAATTGAGGAAGCTAATTGAAGGATTGGGGAAGCTCGCTTTGACGGACTATAAAGCATATTTGCGATCAAATGGATTGAGGTTATCAGGTACAAAAGAAGAATGTATACAGAGGATCATAGAGCACTGGAG GATTAAAGATGGAAATGGTCAAAGACAATATCCCAGATCATCTTTTACCATAAACTGCACTG GTGACGTATGTAAAGGAGATGTTGTATTATTTCAACAGAAAGTGTACAAGAA GTTTGAAAAGATGAGAAGGGGTGGAGAACAATCAGGGAAGAGAACCATTGCTGGTAGGATTGTCAAGGAGAGCTATGGCGCTGCCAAACAGCAGCATACCTTTACG GTTGAGGTGTTATGGAGCCAAGGGGTTAAACAATTACCTCCACTTTTTCCATTGCTTGTGAAGGGACGAAACCTTTATAAGATGAAGACTTTCAGACAG AGATGGAGGGATGAAGAGGAAAGACTAGAAGTGCTCGGAGAGAAGCACAAACGTGGAGATGCAGCGAGATTTATTAGAGcaacaagaaaatcaaaatcaacaaaGCCGACAAAAGCATCCTCTAAAAACAAAG GTAACAAGCGCCAGAAACTTGATCATCATATGAGGCCAAGCAAAATGATGCAGACAAGCAATGTAAAGAAACATAATCATTCTATTGATGAACGTGGGAAAGCAATGGCAGGAAGTAAAAGAACGAAAAAACATCAGCGAAAGCCTTATCCACCAGGAAGATTGAATTTGGCAGAGGCCAGTAACTGTAAACCCCCTATGAGGAATCCAAGCTTTGTGCCTGCCGGTAGGGAGACCTCATTGCAGTTCAATTATCCTCCAGCAACTAATTTTCGCCAATTTGAGTCATATTCTTACAGCCAAAGAATACAATATTCGCATTCATCTAACTGGTGTTCAGCGCCAAGATCACATTTAGGCTCTTACTCCTCTTATACTTTGCCTGTTCCAGAGCATCAAAGTTATGGTCATGGAAGTTATCCAAATTCTTCATACGCTAGGTATGTATCTCAGTCTAACAATTATCCGCATCCCCCTGGCATGTTGGGTATTGATAGATCATCTGACTCAATCCCATTTGTAAACTATGAACGTAGATGGAACTCTTAG